The following are encoded together in the Populus trichocarpa isolate Nisqually-1 chromosome 5, P.trichocarpa_v4.1, whole genome shotgun sequence genome:
- the LOC7464798 gene encoding peroxisomal and mitochondrial division factor 2 produces MADETAMTNGVNDYQMAEENFYDLDQGENETKLKQKIESLETEKYSLADENKGIKYQVAKLTAEIESLKSEESSLKLRIAELGREVEKSEETQRTLESIAGRAVELETSASRLQHDLISAVSEGDEAHKEAAELKRVVSQKEVKIEEVKKEKAETEMKAKELERKVGVLELKEIGEKNKKVRLGEEMREKMSEKDMEIFECKKRIEELESQVAEKESLEKKLRETEEKVKEMEGKLVELQKEVQEAEKVVGGLQERTGEVINGIEIKSREKGFKVQPPVVAIGSVGAILAAAAVIYVCYARRR; encoded by the coding sequence ATGGCAGATGAGACGGCAATGACTAACGGTGTTAACGATTATCAAATGGCAGAAGAGAATTTCTACGATCTCGATCAAGGGGAGAATGAAACCAAGCTAAAGCAAAAGATCGAATCTTTAGAGACCGAGAAGTACTCACTAGCCGATGAGAACAAAGGAATCAAATATCAGGTTGCAAAACTGACGGCCGAGATTGAATCCCTGAAATCAGAGGAGTCAAGTCTGAAACTGAGGATTGCGGAGTTGGGGAGGGAAGTTGAGAAATCGGAGGAGACCCAGAGAACGCTTGAGTCGATAGCCGGGAGAGCTGTAGAGCTTGAAACAAGTGCTTCTAGGCTTCAACATGACTTGATTTCGGCGGTAAGTGAAGGAGATGAAGCGCATAAAGAGGCTGCGGAGTTGAAGAGGGTGGTGAGCCAGAAGGAAGTGAAAATTGAGGAGGTGAAGAAGGAGAAAGCGGAGACGGAGATGAAAGCGAAGGAATTGGAGAGGAAAGTTGGGGTTTTGGAGTTGAAGGAGATTGGGGAGAAGAATAAGAAAGTGAGGCTTGGGGaggagatgagagaaaaaatgagTGAGAAAGATATGGAGATTTTTGAGTGTAAAAAGAGAATTGAGGAGTTGGAAAGTCAAGTGGCGGAGAAGGAGAGTTTGGAAAAGAAGTTGAGGGAGACAGAGGAGAAGGTGAAGGAAATGGAAGGGAAGCTGGTGGAGTTACAGAAGGAGGTCCAGGAGGCTGAAAAGGTGGTTGGGGGATTGCAGGAGAGGACCGGGGAGGTTATTAATGGGATTGAGATTAAGAGTAGGGAGAAGGGGTTCAAGGTGCAGCCACCCGTGGTGGCAATTGGGTCAGTAGGTGCTATTCTTGCTGCAGCTGCAGTGATTTATGTTTGCTATGCTAGGAGGCGGTGA
- the LOC7464634 gene encoding transcription factor PAR1, whose product MENSLNQEITPTFHKRKESKTTHKKPHEMGNAKHESLVSLTRRKRADNVHKRNSRKGNEILKAQEKDQASTVGVEDDGKAEVERKIVALQRIVPGGELFGVDKLFEETADYIMALQCQIKAMRVLAGFLEGLEKEKRKFGG is encoded by the coding sequence ATGGAGAATAgtttaaatcaagaaataacacccacatttcataaaagaaaagaaagtaaaacaaCCCACAAAAAACCTCATGAGATGGGTAATGCTAAGCATGAATCTTTAGTTAGTTTGACAAGGAGGAAGAGGGCAGATAATGTTCATAAGAGAAACAGTAGAAAGGGAAATGAAATATTGAAGGCTCAAGAAAAGGATCAAGCGTCGACGGTCGGTGTTGAAGACGATGGGAAGGCAGAAGTGGAGAGAAAGATTGTGGCATTGCAAAGGATTGTCCCTGGGGGTGAGTTGTTCGGGGTAGACAAGCTGTTTGAAGAGACTGCCGATTATATAATGGCTTTGCAGTGCCAAATTAAAGCCATGAGAGTTCTTGCTGGTTTTCTTGAAGGgctagaaaaggaaaagaggaaGTTTGGAGGTTAA
- the LOC7464636 gene encoding mitogen-activated protein kinase 20, with protein MQQQDHRKKNSTEMDFFSEYGDANRYKIQEVIGKGSYGVVCSAIDTHTGEKVAIKKIHDIFEHISDAARILREIKLLRLLRHPDIVEIKHIMLPPSRRDFKDIYVVFELMESDLHQVIKANDDLTREHYQFFLYQLLRALKYIHTANVYHRDLKPKNILANANCKLKICDFGLARVAFNDTPSTIFWTDYVATRWYRAPELCGSFFSKYTPAIDIWSIGCIFAEVITGKPLFPGKNVVHQLDLMTDLLGTPSLDTISRVRNDKARRYLTSMRKKAPVPFAQKFLNADPLALCLLERLLAFDPKDRPTAEEALGDPYFKGLAKVEREPSCQPITKMEFEFERRRVTKEDIRELIFREILEYHPQLLKDYVNGTERTNFLYPSAVDQFRKQFAHLEENGGKSGPVIPLERKHVSLPRSTVVHSSSIPSKEQQNLASFKDRHSAEEVYNKNPRDSEGIPINISRTLQAQQRIPLAKPGKVVGSVVPYENGSNTKDAYDPRTYIRSTVLPLQAVPSAYCYRKSSTGKLERSTMEAERDLSSQKQVKQCGMAAKYAPDVAINIDSNPFFMTRVGGSKEEHVDDRVMIDTSLMQTKAQYGGIGAAAAATASRAAYRKVGTVQYGMARMY; from the exons ATGCAGCAGCAAGATCATAGaaaaaag AATTCAACTGAAATGGACTTCTTCTCAGAATATGGTGATGCCAATAGGTACAAAATTCAGGAAGTTATCGGGAAAGGCAGTTATGGTGTTGTTTGCTCTGCAATTGACACTCACACTGGTGAGAAAGTGGCAATAAAGAAAATACATGATATTTTTGAACACATTTCCGATGCTGCTCGTATATTGCGTGAGATAAAGCTGCTTAGGCTCCTAAGACATCCTGATATTGTGGAAATTAAGCACATCATGCTACCACCTTCAAGAAGGGATTTTAAGGATATCTATGTTGTTTTTGAGCTCATGGAGTCGGATCTCCATCAAGTCATCAAAGCCAATGATGACTTGACACGAGAGcactatcaattttttctttatcagcTACTTCGTGCGTTAAAGTATATCCACACAG CAAATGTTTATCATCGAGATTTAAAGCCGAAGAATATATTGGCGAATGCGAATTGTAAGCTTAAAATCTGTGATTTTGGGTTAGCAAGAGTTGCTTTCAATGATACACCCTCAACAATATTCTGGACG GATTATGTTGCTACAAGGTGGTATAGAGCTCCTGAACTCTGTGGGTCTTTTTTCTCTAAG TATACACCAGCAATTGATATATGGAGTATAGGCTGCATTTTTGCTGAAGTGATAACAGGGAAACCTCTTTTTCCTGGCAAAAATGTTGTTCACCAGTTGGACTTAATGACTGATCTACTTGGTACGCCGTCATTAGATACAATCTCACGG GTTCGAAATGATAAGGCAAGGAGATACTTAACTAGCATGAGGAAAAAGGCGCCTGTTCCATTTGCACAGAAATTTCTGAATGCAGATCCTTTGGCACTATGTTTGTTGGAAAGGCTGCTTGCTTTTGACCCCAAAGACCGGCCGACTGCTGAAGAG GCACTGGGAGATCCTTACTTTAAGGGATTGGCAAAAGTCGAGAGGGAGCCTTCCTGCCAACCAATAACAAAGATGGAGTTTGAGTTTGAGAGACGGAGAGTTACAAAGGAGGACATACGAGAGCTAATCTTTCGGGAGATACTGGAATACCATCCTCAACTGCTCAAGGACTATGTAAATGGAACTGAGAGGACTAACTTTCTCTATCCAAG TGCGGTTGATCAATTCAGAAAGCAGTTTGCACATCTTGAGGAAAATGGTGGTAAAAGTGGGCCTGTAATTCCACTTGAAAGGAAGCATGTATCTCTTCCCAG GTCTACAGTTGTACATTCAAGCTCAATCCCTTCCAAAGAACAACAGAACCTTGCTTCCTTCAAGGACAGGCACTCCGCAGAGGAAGTGTATAACAAAAACCCCCGAGACTCTGAAGGAATTCCcataaatatatcaagaacCTTGCAGGCACAGCAGAGAATTCCACTGG CTAAACCTGGAAAGGTTGTGGGGTCAGTTGTGCCATACGAGAATGGAAGCAACACGAAAGATGCTTATGACCCAAGAACATACATCAGAAGTACAGTCCTTCCTCTGCAGGCTGTCCCTTCTGCATATTGTTACCGCAAATCTAGCACAGGAAAGCTAGAACGATCTACCATGGAAGCTGAAAGAGACCTGTCCTCGCAAAAGCAAGTCAAGCAATGTGGCATGGCTGCCAAATATGCTCCAGATGTTGCTATCAACATCGACTCCAACCCATTTTTTATGACAAGGGTGGGAGGGAGCAAGGAAGAACATGTGGATGACCGGGTGATGATTGACACAAGTTTGATGCAGACCAAGGCACAGTATGGTGGTattggtgctgctgctgctgcgaCCGCATCTAGAGCTGCTTACAGAAAGGTCGGAACTGTTCAATATGGTATGGCAAGGATGTACTAG